The window GTAGGGCCAAGGTCCTTGAAACTGCGGCGCCTGAATGGCTAGGGTAGCTCGactccctcccccaacaccctcctggcctcaggccccGGGCTGCGCCCCCACGGCTGCCAGGCTCTGCCAGTCCCACTGCCCCAGTTGGCACGCGGCGGGCCGGGCTGACGCGTGGCAGCGCCCTGCGGCAGATGAGGCACGCGCCGGCCTCATTTCAATGTGAATGGATCGAATGGAGCAGCCATGTGGCAGCAACAGTTTGCAAATCTCCACGCCTTCTGTGCAGCTCCCCGGCCGCCGCTCCCTGCACGTGGCCCCTTCTCCGCAGCGACCGCAGCGGCGCCCCTCAAGGCTTAAGCGCCCCGCCCAAGCCAGGCCTGCTTCCCCGCCCCTGGTCTGCCCAGCAGGCACGGTGGCCCGGCCCCCACCGCGCTCCTACCCGGGTGCAGTGTGCCCCGCGAAGAGCGCCGTCCCCTGagagggggttggggagaggagaggCAAAACCGCGCTGAAGGTCTCGGAGCTGCGCCTGCGGCCGTGGGGAGGGCACAGAGGCTACGCTGCGGGGGAGGAGTCCCGAGGCTCTACGAGGCTCCTGTTGCGCCCCAATAACCTGGGGTCAGCTTGGGGACACCGCTGGAAGGCGACCTTAGCGCTTCCCGGTCCTCAGTGCCGGTTCTTATGGCTGGAGGACTATGCGCAATGGCCAAGCGTAGGGGGACAGCAGAAGCAGAAGGCCTCTAGGGGCAGAGGCGGTGGGCCTTTCATGAAGCCAGGCCTCGACCCTGCGCCCGCTTCCGACGTTGGGGAGTGTTGAGGGTGCGGGTCGAATTGAGGAACCCTGGGCCTGCGGAGGGTCAGTGGTCTTTCGGACTCTGGGTCTATCTGTGCACCCTTTCCATGCTGTTGTGGAGGGTCTGCGTCAGGGGCGGGGGCAGCCGACTTCGATGGGGGTCCAGCCCCACGGTGATCGGTGGCCTCCCATCCCAGGACCACGCGTGTAGCGTTCTTCCGCCCGCAAGTCCGAAAGTCCCGAGTGGGAGAAGAAGGAAGGCGCAGCCCCAGTTTTGGGCTGACAGAAACACTTGCGGCCTTCGCACTGGGCTCCCCACCCGCAGCATGACCCTCTCCTGCTCAGCAAATGTGGGCAAAGCTCGACCGCAGCGTGTGGGAGCGCTCGTAGGTACCCAGGGCCAAGGGTGGCAGTGTCCTAGCCCGGGAATGAGCTTCTGGGACAGCGCCTCCGCAAATAGGTGTTTCATGAATGTCTTTTGATGCTGAGAATTTAACCCTTTCCTCTTCTGGTCAGAGCCTTTCTAGATCTCTGGGATCTCCTGGGTGCTGCCTCTCTGAAGATAATAATCCCAACTTTTGTTTGGTCCTTGATAATTTGCAAAGTACATTTGGGCACATTAGTCTGGGCGTGTATGAGGGTAGAGAGTGTTCCAGATTTTCCAGTATTGGGAGAGATGCCTTGTGTGGGACTAGATGTCTCCCTTGAGGGTCAGGTAAGCAGGACCAGCGCCAGAAAAGGAGGATGTTTTTATTAACTCCTGGGCCAGGATTTGGAGTTGAGAGAGGACAGGGCTAGGTAGGGCTGGATGCCAGCTTGGAGGGGAGCAAGGGGCACCCGCTGGCATCTTAGAGAGGCAAGTCCAGGGATCCATAGGGTATAGGCGGAGAGAAGATCTGGGAGCCCACTTGCCAGGATCGCCGGGAGGCACGCCCCGGACTCCCCCTCCCTCGGGCCTGGGACTCCGCCTGCCCATAACCTACATTAACTCCCGAGCGCAGCCTGGGCCCATCTGCCGCCCCGCCCCACCTCGGTTCCCCACGCCAACCCGCTCGCGCCAGATGGTGGCTGGGAGGGGTGGCCGTGCGTGGGGGACCCCGGAGCCCGTCTCCTCACctcgcccctcccccaacccacgCTCCCAACCTCTTGTTTCTCATCCTTCCCCCCCCCACCACACCCGTCCCCCagtcctccaccaccaccacccaactcaaaaaaaaaaatcagaccatgCTCGGCATTGGCAGCTGTTGGGCTTCTCGCCGCTCCCCCACCCTTACCGCCTCCCCCGGGTTCGCGCCGCGTCCCGGCTCCCCCCCCGCGCTGATCTTACCGCCCGACTACAGCCATCACCTCGCGGGCGGGCTGACAGCTGAAGCCACAGGGCCCCCGCTGCCCTCGGCGTCGCAAAGAGAGAGCTCCCCGGCACCCCTGAGACTGGGAGAAGCCGGCCCTCCCCGGTCTGCGGTCTCCGGGGATCACGCCGGGTTCCGAGAAAGCAGCTGCGCTGCTGCCGCTTGGAGGAGTGGGGCCACCCAGGGGACCCTCTCGGGCGAGACTTGGGAAGCCGCCTGAAACTCAAACAGCTCCGCAAGCCTCCAGTTCCACCCCACATCCCGCCTTATGAGGCGAGGACCCGGGCCGACCCGGCCTCAGTCCCTCACCTTGATTCTCCAGTGGCCTGAGCCAACTCTGGCGTCAGGAGAGTTCCTCCTTGCCCCAGCTGAGCGACAGGGCGCGGCCGGGGGCTTGGGgctgctggggtggggggaggcagtGGGCGCAGGAACTGAAGCTGGACTCAGGTGAGGGGACGCGCTGGAGGCGGGGCCAGAACCTCATTACCATACAGCTGAGGACGCGCCCCCCTCCTACCTCCGGGACCACGCCCCGCCCTCCCCCACCTCAGGGACCGCGCGTCTGGGTCTCTGGCACGCGCCAAGCCCTGGCAGGGGGCAGAAGGGAGAAGGCACGCGCTGGGCACGCCCCCCCTTAGCTAGAGAGGGAGACGCCCAACAGGTGCACAGAGAGGGCCCCGAGCCTTAGACCCTTAGCCCCTAGCCTTGCTCAGAGTGGCCACAGAGAGGTTAACGCTTCTGCTGGCTTCCCTGCTGCGCTGGGGACGCGTGGTGGGTGGGCACTCATAGGTTGGGGGCCGTTGAGACAAGGGCTCCAGAAGCtccaggaaggaaaaggagatcGGATTTCCCTAGCGCTGGTTTTTGCATTCCGGGCTTAAGTTCTTTTTACCTGCTTTGGAACACTAGGTAACTAGCGCCTGCTGCGGATGCACAGCCTACAGGGACTGCCTAGTGTCTCCGCCCCCAAGACCATCCCCGAACCACCCACTCACCTCCTGCCCCATTACCGGGCAACCCCTCTATCCTCCGGCGGCCAGGGTCTCAGCCCTTAACCCCGCCATCACGGAGGACTGGTCACCTCGGCACGCGCAGAGCTGGGGGACCTAGAGGTTGGGAGCGGCACGGAGGGGCGGGGACCTGCGCCCGACTGGCTGACGGGGAGGGGGGAGCGGCGGGGGCGGAGGCCCCCTCCGGGCGGCGCTGGGACTGTAGCAGCTAGAGgccgggaggggaggggagaatgacCATGAGTCTGAGTGACAGGCGGCGAGGAGAGGAGCCAATATATATAAGGAAGGCCCCCAGCGCGCAGGTTTCAGTAGCGGCGCTGCGCGCAGGCCGGGAACACGAGGCCAAGAGCCGCAGCCCCAGCCGCCTTGGTGCAGCGTACACCGGCACTAGCCCGCTTGCAGCCCCAGGATTAGACAGAAGACGCGTCCTCGGCGCGGTCGCCGCCCAGCCGTAGTCACCTGGATTACCTACAGCGGCAGCTGCAGCGGAGCCAGCGAGAAGGCCAAAGGGGAGCAGCGTCCCGAGAGGAGCGCCTCTTTTCAGGGACCCCGCCGGCTGGCGGACGCGCGGGAAAGCGGCGTCGCGAACAGAGCCAGATTGAGGGCCCGCGGGTGGAGAGAGCGACGCCCGAGGGGATGGCGGCAGCGTCCCGGAGCGCCTCTGGCTGGGCGCTACTGCTGCTGGTGGCACTTTGGCAGCAGGTAACACGTCCCGCGCCCTCTCCGTCCCCTCTGCCGCGCTCTGGGCCTCAGCCCCGGGCACCAGCTGAGCTGACCggtcccctccctccttccctcggTCCCTGTGCAATAGCGCGCGGCCGGCTCCGGCGTCTTCCAGCTGCAGCTGCAGGAGTTCATCAACGAGCGCGGCGTACTGGCCAGTGGGCGGCCTTGCGAGCCCGGCTGCCGGACTTTCTTCCGCGTCTGCCTTAAGCACTTCCAGGCGGTCGTCTCGCCCGGACCCTGCACCTTCGGGACCGTCTCCACGCCGGTATTGGGCACCAACTCCTTCGCTGTCCGGGACGACAGTAGCGGCGGGGGGCGCAACCCTCTCCAACTGCCCTTCAATTTCACCTGGCCGGTGAGCACAGCCTGGGCGCACTGGGAGGTCGCAGAAGCCGAGAGAGGAGGCGCCCTGGGACCAAAGCCCCCTCCCCAGATTTCCTTgtacacacacccccacccccaaaaagcCCAGGATGCATTCTTTCCTGGCTCTTCCCGACTCTCTCCTGAGACTGATCCCAGAAAAGGCTCTCACCAGTCTCCGTCTTCCCAGTTTATGTCCTCCCGTCCCCAGCTCTTGGGACACGATTTTCATTACCTACCACTCTGGGGCGGTACCCTACCACCCCCTCCTCCAGTGGCTCTCCCTTACACTCTCCCGTCTCTCAACCCTCCCTCTACCGGGGGTTCTCCTCTCGCCTTCCCTGCTCAAGCGCTACACTGTGCACAGCCCCGTTATGTTGACCCGGGCGCAGTAACTGAATCCTGCAATTAGATTAATTAAACAGGCTGCCGCAAGGCACCCCCACCTCTCCCCGCTTGCTCATCTCGCCATCTCTCCGTCCCCCCACCCCCTTTCCCAGGGTACCTTCTCGCTCATCATCGAAGCTTGGCACGCGCCAGGAGACGACCTGCGGCCAGGTGAGTAGCTCGCTCCGCCACCACAGGGGGGCGACACGGCGCAGCGCCGAAAGAGTTAATCTGTTCTAGGCGGGGGAAGTGCGGGcttgggggtgggaggcaggacGCTTAGCTTGGCCTGGAGCTGCGCCCCGCGCTGGACGCTCGGATTCCGCTCGCTGCCTGGACTCAGAGCACAATTGCGTTTCCTGCGGGTTATTTTTGGCGTGGGAACGCGGGGAGTACGGCGGTGAGAAAGGCTGAAGCTGCCAGCGCCGCTGACGGGCCCCTTCCTGTATTTTACACCTTTCGCGAATTCCGCTCCTTTGGAAAGGGAATAATGGCTTTGGGATGTTGTTCTGACACAGAGGAAAAGGATATTTCAGCAGCACAACAATTCTcactttgaaaaggaaaaaagaaaaccattaccCACCTCTGGAGGCAGAACCCCTGAATGGGCACCAAAGGACCCCCTGCTCCCAGGGTCCTCTCTAGCCTGgggagcttttctttctttttctcttttttccattttgacctcttttcctctttcccctccctaTCTGCCTCCAAGACCCTGGGATATCTTAACATCCTTCTATTGTCCCCTTTTTGAATACTATCAGGCCccctgcacatgcacacacgtaggGCAGCTACGTAGCGGGGCTTTGGGTCCCTCTGGCCTGTTCTTGCTGGCAGGCGGGGGTCATCTGGATAACTGGGCTGATTGGTTGGCTGATCACCATCATCACAGCCAAGAAGGACATTGGCCAGCCGTCACTGGCACCCTTGGGGACTGGCGACCCTTCCCTGACCCGACCCTCTGCCCCCTCAGAGGCCTTGCCACCAGATGCACTCATCAGCAAGATCGCCATCCAGGGCTCCCTAGCTGTGGGTCAGAACTGGTTATTGGATGAGCAAACCAGCACCCTCACAAGGCTGCGCTACTCTTACCGGGTCATCTGCAGTGACAACTACTATGGAGACAACTGCTCCCGCCTGTGCAAGAAGCGCAATGACCACTTCGGCCACTATGTGTGCCAGCCAGATGGCAACTTGTCCTGCCTGCCCGGTTGGACTGGGGAATATTGCCAACAGCGTAAGCAGTCAAGCTCCCACCTGTGTGGAAGGGGAGGGTCCCCTGAGGAAACACAGTGGAGCTTCTTGGTCACAGCTTGCCTCCCTTGAAGAGTGGGTCTGGGCCTCCTACTAGCTGGGCCTCAGGGATGCTGAGGGTGGGCTTGACCTCAGACCTCCTGTCTCTTCCCAGTGCTCCTCCCATCATGCCAAAGCCCACAAGAACCCCATCATGACATTCCATCCAGTTTGGCTTCTCCTTCCCTGTGCCATTATTTCACTTTAAGACACTCGGGGCTcctctgggaggccaggagtaGGAAGAGGGCCCAGGAGAGCTAGGGGATCCCCAGGGCCAGCAGGTGAGAATGGGGCTTAAGAGTCCTTGGTATCCCAGCCTCACCCAGCTCTGTGTTCTTCCCTTAGCTATCTGTCTTTCGGGCTGTCATGAACAGAATGGCTACTGCAGCAAGCCAGCAGAGTGCCTGTGAGTAGGGGACAGGAAGTGGTGAGTGGGAGCCCTCCCTTGGCCAAGGCCTCTCACCTCACTCTGCCTCTCTCTTGTTCCCCAGCTGCCGCCCAGGCTGGCAGGGCCGGCTGTGTAACGAATGCATCCCCCACAATGGCTGTCGCCACGGCACCTGCAGCACTCCCTGGCAATGTACTTGTGatgagggctggggaggcctgttTTGTGACCAAGGTGAGTCAGGGTGAAGAGAGGGTGCAGAGGGTGCAAGAGATATGGGGCTGGGGGGTGGAAATCCGATTCGTCACCTGGATCCTTCTTACTTGGTGACTGCAGACTTGGCTTTCCCATGATCTTCCAAGGATCTTGGGTCTTTTAAGGATCTTTACAACTGGCCCAGAATGAGGCGGTGGGTCCTTCTCCAGGTGCGGCGGCAGGGGGTGGTGGAGCCAGGGTGGCTGAAAAACCCAGGGGGGTGACAAGGTCGGCAGCCTGGAGGTTGCACTCATAAATCCTAGCAAAGCCAAAGAGAGAGGGATGGCAGGCTCAGTTCCTCTTTCAACCCCGTAGTTACCTATTAACCCCCTGAGTGTTTGCTTACCTTCCAGGGCTGTTTGAGCAGCTCTCCCCTAAACAGCTGTCCGGTGGGGTGTGCCCACCGGCCACCTGAGGCTGTGGGTGAGCTGGGCCTCTGGGCGGAGTGGCATCTAACCGACTTTTCGGTGTGGGCACAAACGGCCTCCCCTGCTCTTACCTAGTTACCACCTGCCTGAACCCATGCGGTCTCTACCTGGTGTTTAGGGGTAGTCACTCTCTGGCTATACAGGGGCCTTTCAGCCCCAACCTTGGGGGAGGAGGAAGCCTTTTTTCTTGCATCCTGCTAGCCAGCTGCAGCCAGCTGCAGCTCCCATTTTCAGGATCAAATGGGTGCACCTGCTGCCCAGAGACACCGGCGCAGGCCTGGGTAGGGTGGGCAGAGAGCTTGCCAGGGTGGAAAGAAATTGCCTAGGCCCTGACTTGCTGTCAACAAGGGGCTTGGGATTCAGtccctgtgttgtgtgtgtgtgtgtgtgtgtgtgtgtgtgtctgtccctTTACTACCATCCCCACCCCAACACTCACACACCTGGTTCCTGCTCATTCTCTTCCCTCTCCACCATATTTGCTCCCAGGTGACACAGTCATATACTCATCATATGCAAACACAGCACTTGCAGGCCATATATTTACTCTGTCTGGTTCTCCCTCCCTGTCCTtcccaaataaaaaaacaaatacttatatttcaaaataccctTGTAACacctcttcctttaaaaaatgcccGATTACTGCCTATGGTGGCTCTCATCTCTCCTCTACCATTTCTACCTGTTGAAATTTTATCCCTCCTTCCAGGCTTATCTCAGCTGcccctcctccatgaagccttttCTGACTTCCTCCCCGACATGTGGCCTTGCCCTCTGCTCTTCTTCCTTATCTTCATCCTACTTGGGTTGGCAGTTTGTGAGTTTCCCTGGCAGGACGTCTTCCAGTTCCAGTTGTGTTGTTTCACTTTTGGTTGACTGCACTGGTCATATGTGATTCAAGGTGCTTTAAGAAACATGATtttcatcctggctaacacagtgaaaccctgtctgtattaaaaatacaaaagttagccaggtgtggtggcaggcacctgtagccccagctgctgggaaggctgaggcaggagaatggcgaagtagagcttgcagtgagccgaggtcgtgccactgcactccagcctgagtgacagagcaagactccgtctcaaaaaaaaaaaaaaaaaaaaaaaaaagaaacatgattttaggctgggtgcgatggcctgtaatcccagcactttgggaggccgaggtaggtggatcacttgaagtcaggagttcgagaccatcctggccatcctggtgaaacccctgtaaaaatacaaatattaatcgggcacagtggcgcatgcctgtaatcccagctacttagaaggttgaggtatgagaatcgcttgaacccggaaggcgaaggttgtagtgagcctatatcacatcactgcactccagcctgggcgacagagtgagactctgttaaaaaaaaaaaaaaaagaaggaaagaaagagaaagagagagaaagaaagaaagaaagagaaagaaaaaagattttattggTGGTGGAGGAAGGATGTTTGGGCCTGGGAGACTTTGAGTTGAGGTGTCTTTGAGCCAAACATGGGGGCAAACATGGACTGCAAGGAGCCTGGAGGTGAGTGCATTCCCTGGCCCTGCTCAGCTGCTTGGTTCCTGTTTCTGCAGATCTCAACTACTGCACCCACCACTCCCCATGCAAGAATGGGGCAACGTGCTCCAACAGTGGGCAGCGAAGCTACACCTGcacctgtcgcccaggctacactGGTGTGGACTGTGAGCTGGAGCTCAGCGAGTGTGACAGCAACCCCTGTCGCAATGGAGGCAGCTGTAAGGTGAGGCCCAGACCAGCGCAGGAAGACAGAGGTGTCAGGTGGTGTCTGGGCATCCCTAACCTAGGCAGTTAGTGGATGTACAGCCATGGACAGGCATTGTGGGCAGGTGGAGCCCAGCCTTCAGTCACACATCCCTGCCCCCCAGGGTCTGACTTTGGCCCCTTTATGGTCTCTCTCCAGGACCAGGAGGATGGCTACCACTGCCTGTGTCCTCCGGGCTACTATGGCCTGCATTGTGAACACAGCACCTTGAGCTGCGCCGACTCCCCCTGCTTCAATGGGGGCTCCTGCCGGGAGCGCAACCAGGGGGCCAACTATGCTTGTGAATGTCCCCCCAACTTCACCGGCTCCAACTGCGAGAAGAAAGTGGACAGGTGCACCAGCAACCCCTGTGCCAACGGTGCGTGCTGCTGCCCTGCTAACCTGGTGGACTGGCCCTGGGGCTGAGAGAGACTTCTGGTGAGGGAGGGTCAGGAGAGGAGCGAGGCATTGTCTGCCACTCTGGCCCCCCATCTGCTCTGGAGGGCGAAGAGCTTGCTTGATCAGCTGGGGGGCTGTGGAAGCGGAGCTGGTTAGTTGCACGCAGGCCTTAGGAGCAGGGGTGGTATGCACCCTGCATAGCTTCCATTCCTATTCCCATGTCAGAACCCCGtcctggctggggtggcctctgACCCTCCCCAGGAAGTCCTGAGCTGGAGAGAGGGATGTTGGAGGCTTCATGTTTCTCCTCAAAGGAGGCAGTGATTCAGTCAGAGCCCTGCTCCTGGAGGCCTCATCTTGCCCCGTGCCCAGGTAGAGCATGAGGTAGCATGAGGCATCTTGAATGTTTGCACCTTTTGAGGCACAAAGCCTGTTGGTAATCCTTGTCTATCTGGCTCCCAGGTGACCCTCtgtgaggcaggcaggcaggcagcgcTCAGGAGCTGGAGAGGGGTGGGAAGGGCTGAGAGGGAGTCTGCTCTCTCACTGAAGCCTCTGGCACTGCCATTTCTTCATCACTGAATGGGAAACTATAATACCTGTCCTCTGTCCTTCATGTGGTTGTGAAGATGAAGTAAAACAGTCATGATTGTACTTATCCGAGCATTAACTATATACCAAACATGGGCTCTTGCCTTCATGTACCTTCCCGGCTATCCTATGAAGGGGCTAGCATTCTACTCCAGTCtaacaaatggggaaactgaggcttagagacaCGGTTAAGCAGCAAGTGCCAGATCTCAGGCCACAGAGTGACAGCTGAGGTCCCAACTCAAGCCTATCTGTCTGATTCTACGTTAAAGTTCTGTAAGATGCTAGTCATTTTTATACATGAGCCCACTGAGGCCGAGAGAATCAAGGTCATGCTAAACTCCAGGTCTCCTGACTCTGTGCAGTTCTCTTTGTAGTGGGCTCTGCAGGTGGAGGTAGAAGGGCCCGAACGTGTTCCTGGAATGGGgctcccaccccctgccccagggAGCTCCCAGGCTATCACTGACTTGTGTCTCATGCGTCCTCACAGGGGGACAGTGCCTGAACCGAGGTCCAAGCCGCATGTGCCGCTGCCGTCCTGGATTCACGGGCACCTACTGTGAACTCCACGTCAGCGACTGTGCCCGTAACCCTTGCGCCCACGGTGGCACTTGCCATGACCTGGAGAATGGGCTCATGTGCACCTGCCCTGCCGGCTTCTCTGGCCGACGCTGTGAGGTGCGGACATCCATCGATGCCTGTGCCTCGAGTCCCTGCTTCAACAGGGCCACCTGCTACACCGACCTCTCCACAGACACCTTTGTGTGCAACTGCCCTTATGGCTTTGTGGGCAGCCGCTGCGAGTTCC is drawn from Homo sapiens chromosome 15, GRCh38.p14 Primary Assembly and contains these coding sequences:
- the DLL4 gene encoding delta-like protein 4 precursor translates to MAAASRSASGWALLLLVALWQQRAAGSGVFQLQLQEFINERGVLASGRPCEPGCRTFFRVCLKHFQAVVSPGPCTFGTVSTPVLGTNSFAVRDDSSGGGRNPLQLPFNFTWPGTFSLIIEAWHAPGDDLRPEALPPDALISKIAIQGSLAVGQNWLLDEQTSTLTRLRYSYRVICSDNYYGDNCSRLCKKRNDHFGHYVCQPDGNLSCLPGWTGEYCQQPICLSGCHEQNGYCSKPAECLCRPGWQGRLCNECIPHNGCRHGTCSTPWQCTCDEGWGGLFCDQDLNYCTHHSPCKNGATCSNSGQRSYTCTCRPGYTGVDCELELSECDSNPCRNGGSCKDQEDGYHCLCPPGYYGLHCEHSTLSCADSPCFNGGSCRERNQGANYACECPPNFTGSNCEKKVDRCTSNPCANGGQCLNRGPSRMCRCRPGFTGTYCELHVSDCARNPCAHGGTCHDLENGLMCTCPAGFSGRRCEVRTSIDACASSPCFNRATCYTDLSTDTFVCNCPYGFVGSRCEFPVGLPPSFPWVAVSLGVGLAVLLVLLGMVAVAVRQLRLRRPDDGSREAMNNLSDFQKDNLIPAAQLKNTNQKKELEVDCGLDKSNCGKQQNHTLDYNLAPGPLGRGTMPGKFPHSDKSLGEKAPLRLHSEKPECRISAICSPRDSMYQSVCLISEERNECVIATEV